Proteins encoded by one window of Nocardia goodfellowii:
- a CDS encoding amino acid ABC transporter substrate-binding protein, with translation MRRKLFAAAMLAVVAATGLSACGSDDSSVLKVGTEGTYAPFSFQGPGLKLTGYDVEIIEAVGQKLGRKVEFVQTPWDAIFAGLESKRFDLVANQVTINDERKNKYALSQPYTTSEGVIVTKAGDTSISTLADLNGKTCAQSATSNWGKVATQAGAKVEAVEGFVQAIQLLKNSRVDATLNDTLAVAEYTKKTGDTGVKIAGKTGQTSQQAFAARKDDALIADVDKALNDLRADGTLAKISEKYFGTDVSK, from the coding sequence ATGCGCCGCAAGCTATTCGCCGCCGCCATGCTCGCCGTCGTCGCCGCCACCGGGCTGTCCGCCTGCGGCAGCGACGACTCGTCTGTGTTGAAGGTCGGTACCGAGGGCACCTACGCCCCGTTCAGCTTCCAGGGGCCCGGTCTCAAACTCACCGGTTACGACGTCGAGATCATCGAAGCCGTCGGCCAGAAGCTCGGCCGCAAGGTGGAATTCGTGCAGACCCCGTGGGACGCGATCTTCGCCGGGCTGGAGTCCAAGCGTTTCGACCTGGTGGCCAACCAGGTCACCATCAACGACGAGCGCAAGAACAAATACGCGCTGTCGCAGCCGTACACGACCTCCGAGGGCGTGATCGTCACCAAGGCCGGCGACACCAGCATCAGCACCCTGGCCGACCTGAACGGTAAGACCTGCGCCCAGTCCGCCACCTCCAACTGGGGCAAGGTCGCCACCCAGGCGGGCGCGAAAGTCGAAGCGGTGGAAGGTTTCGTGCAGGCCATCCAGCTGCTCAAGAACAGCCGTGTGGACGCGACCCTGAACGACACCCTCGCCGTCGCCGAGTACACCAAGAAGACCGGCGACACCGGGGTGAAGATCGCGGGTAAGACCGGCCAGACCAGCCAGCAGGCGTTCGCCGCCCGCAAGGATGACGCGCTGATCGCCGATGTCGACAAGGCGCTCAACGACCTTCGCGCCGACGGCACGCTGGCGAAGATCTCCGAAAAGTACTTCGGCACCGACGTCAGCAAGTAA
- a CDS encoding three-Cys-motif partner protein TcmP, protein MAREWSYWTNNKLLILDDYVAAFNKASQSAKDRIYLDLMAGQPENIERHTGTRIDGSPRRVLSADPGFTRHVFFELPGNAEKLERTLRKDFPNKGFHVIAGDCNETIDRVLADLQPFNRAPAFAFIDQQAAEVDWSTIVKIANFKARTRSKPELWLLVSPTFVARGVRGTNRDLFRQRVTRFYGSDKWLIIQAAREGNEITPDQYRDEMTNLIRFRLAQHLGYRFTHRIPMRMTNRTTIYDMVFATDHPAGDRIMRHLYAKAAAREPQMMADARRLAKIAQEEKTGLLTLFEPPVVTPDAAGQVLWQPEAYWWPSSREWWGRRSRVLQQPPGRAHGFDEREVRP, encoded by the coding sequence ATGGCGCGGGAATGGTCCTACTGGACGAACAACAAGCTGTTGATCCTCGACGACTACGTCGCTGCCTTCAACAAAGCGTCACAATCCGCCAAAGACCGGATCTATCTCGATCTGATGGCCGGCCAACCGGAGAACATCGAGCGGCACACCGGCACCCGGATCGACGGATCCCCGCGGCGAGTGCTCTCGGCTGATCCCGGGTTCACGCGACATGTCTTCTTCGAGCTACCAGGCAACGCCGAAAAGCTGGAGCGAACTCTTCGGAAAGACTTCCCCAACAAGGGCTTCCATGTCATTGCAGGGGACTGCAACGAGACGATCGACCGTGTCCTCGCCGATCTACAGCCCTTCAACCGCGCGCCGGCCTTCGCTTTCATCGACCAGCAAGCCGCTGAAGTCGATTGGAGCACAATCGTGAAGATCGCCAATTTCAAAGCACGCACACGCTCGAAGCCGGAGCTGTGGTTGCTGGTCTCTCCGACCTTCGTCGCGCGTGGAGTGCGTGGTACGAATCGCGACCTGTTTAGACAGCGGGTCACACGGTTCTATGGGAGCGACAAATGGTTGATCATCCAAGCTGCGCGAGAAGGCAACGAGATCACGCCAGACCAGTATCGGGACGAGATGACCAACCTGATCCGGTTCCGGCTTGCCCAACATCTGGGTTACCGCTTCACACACCGGATTCCAATGCGGATGACGAACCGAACGACCATCTACGACATGGTGTTCGCAACCGATCATCCGGCGGGCGACAGGATCATGCGACACCTCTACGCGAAGGCTGCCGCACGTGAGCCTCAGATGATGGCGGACGCACGGCGGCTGGCGAAAATCGCGCAGGAGGAAAAGACGGGGCTTCTGACGCTGTTCGAGCCGCCGGTCGTCACCCCCGACGCCGCAGGACAGGTCCTGTGGCAGCCTGAGGCCTACTGGTGGCCGTCGAGCCGTGAGTGGTGGGGCCGACGCAGCCGGGTCCTCCAGCAGCCGCCAGGCCGGGCGCACGGGTTCGACGAGCGTGAGGTCAGGCCGTAA
- a CDS encoding acyl-CoA thioesterase: protein MATSLGGSVGLGAAAGSSDLDVLLGLLDLEQVDEDVFVGQHPAKVWSRTFGGQLVSQAIMAAGRTVGDRPVHAVNAHFVRGGDTKRPIEYRVDRHRDGRAFANRTVTATQDGQELFVMLAAFQDWGKGLEHSHAQPQVPDPETLPRVEESFEGLEDKLEMFIKAPHPIDMRYTNDPAWILKGTGERLNHNRVWMKADGKLPDDPLIHVATLGYSSDTTVLDSIITTHGLSWGLDRIVAATVNHSIWFHRPFRFDDWALYCTESPVAAGSRGLATGRFYSRSGELLATTVQEGLIRHFPAR from the coding sequence TTGGCTACATCCTTAGGCGGTTCCGTCGGGCTCGGGGCCGCTGCCGGCTCGTCCGATCTCGATGTGCTGCTGGGCCTGCTCGATCTGGAGCAGGTCGACGAGGACGTTTTCGTCGGCCAGCATCCGGCCAAGGTGTGGAGTCGCACCTTCGGCGGGCAGCTGGTCTCCCAGGCCATCATGGCGGCCGGGCGCACCGTCGGTGACCGCCCGGTGCACGCCGTGAACGCGCATTTCGTGCGCGGCGGCGATACCAAGCGGCCCATCGAGTATCGCGTCGACCGGCATCGCGACGGCCGCGCCTTCGCCAACCGCACCGTCACCGCCACGCAGGACGGGCAGGAGTTGTTCGTCATGCTGGCCGCGTTCCAGGACTGGGGCAAGGGGCTGGAGCATTCCCATGCCCAGCCACAGGTGCCGGATCCGGAGACGCTGCCGCGGGTGGAGGAGAGCTTCGAAGGCTTGGAGGACAAGCTGGAGATGTTCATCAAGGCGCCGCATCCGATCGATATGCGCTACACCAACGACCCGGCCTGGATTCTCAAGGGCACGGGGGAGCGGCTGAACCACAATCGCGTGTGGATGAAGGCGGACGGGAAGCTGCCCGACGATCCGCTGATTCACGTTGCGACGCTGGGCTATTCGTCGGACACCACGGTGCTGGATTCGATCATCACCACGCACGGCCTGTCCTGGGGCCTGGATCGGATCGTGGCGGCCACGGTGAACCATTCCATCTGGTTCCACCGGCCGTTCCGGTTCGACGATTGGGCGCTGTACTGCACCGAGTCGCCGGTCGCGGCGGGCTCGCGCGGCCTGGCCACCGGCCGGTTCTACTCGCGTTCGGGTGAACTGCTCGCGACGACCGTGCAGGAAGGCCTGATCCGGCACTTCCCGGCGCGCTGA
- a CDS encoding DUF2075 domain-containing protein, with protein MKLRAFRTTAPEILALARQKKLVEAVAEGAGKKGTAAEQRSWQASLPALAKLLVKANLRGVTMLVECSVPGANKRIDVILAGTDPATSADRYVVVELKQWTDAHLGWDSELIVWTLLTRGDQLHPVDQVRGYCRYLQRDVAVLHESPNALHGAAFLHNAEVSDVEPLFLLKPDQFGRLFTGDQTDQFTDFLQERLAQASGDGGAATRLLESEIYRRKTLLGFSTGDLATTADTLVDNQRLAFEAVLSRISHAHGSRQKTVVLVSGGPGSGKSLIALSLLERLRADHRKVRYATGSEAITKTMRRIYGRQDRDLEEQITYYKNLAKMKGEWLDVVICDEAHRIRRTSTDRWTAGSQRSKRPQIDELIDAAKVPVFLLDENQVVRPDEVGTIDHIREHAARAGLPVFQINLDGQFRCGGSAAYDEWVLNLLGLRAFGPMPWKDDGKFTVRVAHLPQQMEDFLRAKITPAVTARITAGYCWDWTPEPDSAGALVEDIQIGDWSKPWNKYDPKIGKAHEPPPSWLWAHDPRGFDQVGCIYTAQGFEFNWAGVILGPEIGVEDGRLVVRRDANKDKALKSKRLFDEDFDILIRNTYKVLLTRGMQGVVIYAVDPATQEFISGLVESL; from the coding sequence ATGAAGCTTCGGGCATTCCGGACGACCGCTCCGGAAATCTTGGCTTTGGCCCGCCAGAAGAAGCTCGTGGAGGCGGTCGCTGAGGGAGCAGGCAAGAAGGGCACCGCGGCGGAACAGAGGTCGTGGCAGGCCAGTCTTCCGGCACTCGCCAAGCTCCTCGTCAAGGCAAACCTTCGCGGTGTCACCATGCTGGTCGAGTGTTCTGTGCCGGGAGCGAACAAGCGTATCGATGTAATTCTCGCGGGCACCGATCCAGCGACGAGCGCCGACCGTTACGTCGTGGTGGAACTCAAGCAATGGACCGACGCTCACCTGGGGTGGGACAGCGAGCTGATCGTCTGGACTCTTTTGACGCGAGGGGATCAGCTACATCCCGTCGACCAGGTGCGGGGCTATTGCCGATACCTCCAGCGCGATGTCGCCGTGCTGCACGAGAGCCCGAATGCTTTGCATGGCGCTGCTTTCCTGCACAACGCCGAGGTGAGTGATGTCGAGCCGCTGTTTCTGCTGAAGCCTGATCAGTTTGGGCGCCTGTTTACCGGAGACCAAACGGATCAGTTCACCGACTTTCTCCAAGAGCGCCTCGCTCAGGCCTCCGGCGACGGTGGCGCTGCCACTCGCCTGCTGGAGAGCGAAATCTACCGCAGGAAAACGCTTCTCGGCTTCTCCACTGGCGATCTCGCCACAACCGCAGACACGCTGGTAGACAACCAGCGGCTCGCCTTCGAGGCGGTGCTGAGCCGTATCAGTCACGCCCACGGAAGCAGGCAGAAGACCGTCGTCCTGGTGAGCGGCGGCCCAGGCAGCGGTAAGAGCTTGATCGCGCTCTCGCTGCTGGAACGGCTCCGCGCGGACCACCGTAAGGTGCGGTACGCGACGGGATCGGAAGCCATCACCAAGACGATGCGCAGAATCTACGGTCGGCAGGATCGCGACCTGGAGGAGCAGATCACGTACTACAAGAACCTCGCCAAGATGAAGGGCGAGTGGTTGGACGTGGTCATCTGCGATGAAGCGCATCGAATCCGGCGGACCTCCACCGACCGCTGGACCGCGGGCAGCCAACGTAGCAAGCGACCGCAGATCGATGAACTCATCGACGCCGCAAAGGTGCCCGTCTTCCTGTTAGACGAGAACCAGGTGGTGCGCCCCGACGAGGTGGGGACGATCGACCATATCCGTGAGCACGCCGCCCGTGCGGGTTTGCCGGTCTTCCAGATCAACCTCGATGGCCAATTCCGGTGCGGTGGCAGCGCGGCATACGACGAGTGGGTCCTGAACCTCCTCGGTTTGCGCGCGTTCGGGCCGATGCCGTGGAAGGACGACGGCAAATTCACTGTCCGCGTCGCGCACTTGCCCCAGCAGATGGAGGATTTTCTCCGCGCGAAGATCACACCGGCTGTCACTGCGCGGATCACTGCGGGCTACTGCTGGGACTGGACACCCGAACCGGACAGCGCCGGGGCGCTCGTCGAGGACATCCAGATCGGCGACTGGTCCAAGCCGTGGAACAAGTACGACCCTAAGATCGGCAAAGCGCACGAGCCCCCACCGAGTTGGCTGTGGGCTCACGACCCTCGCGGTTTCGACCAAGTCGGTTGCATCTATACCGCGCAAGGGTTCGAGTTCAATTGGGCCGGAGTCATTCTCGGGCCAGAGATCGGTGTCGAGGACGGGCGCCTGGTGGTGCGGCGGGACGCCAATAAGGACAAGGCGCTCAAGAGCAAGCGGCTCTTCGACGAAGACTTCGACATTCTGATTCGCAACACCTACAAAGTGCTGTTGACCCGCGGCATGCAGGGAGTCGTCATCTACGCAGTCGATCCAGCTACCCAAGAATTTATTTCAGGTCTGGTCGAGTCGCTCTGA
- a CDS encoding nucleotide pyrophosphohydrolase — MAIDRLQTMIAQFAQDRAWQGFHTPKNLVMALTGEVGELAELFQWLTAEESATITDSPVGRGRVEEEIADVFIYLLRLADVLQVDLVAATEHKIRVNAERYPADKARGRAVKYSALDEPA; from the coding sequence ATGGCCATCGACCGTCTTCAGACCATGATCGCCCAGTTCGCCCAGGATCGAGCCTGGCAGGGTTTCCATACACCCAAAAACCTAGTCATGGCGCTAACAGGCGAAGTGGGTGAACTAGCGGAGCTTTTTCAATGGCTCACAGCGGAGGAGAGTGCCACTATCACCGATAGCCCGGTCGGCCGTGGCCGCGTCGAGGAAGAGATCGCCGATGTTTTCATCTACTTGCTACGCCTCGCGGATGTGCTGCAGGTCGATCTCGTCGCCGCTACGGAACACAAGATCCGCGTAAACGCCGAGCGATATCCAGCCGACAAGGCTCGTGGCCGAGCGGTGAAGTACTCAGCCCTCGACGAACCCGCTTGA
- a CDS encoding TM2 domain-containing protein encodes MTDPYQNNPGYGGQPQYGPPGTGPDLSKQPSDPYAQQPQYGQPSDPYAQQAQYGQPQYGQPQFGQPGGYPPAGPYGGMPGMDPEAPYGRDMYGMPYSDKQKLVAGLLQILLGSFGAGRFYTGYTNIAIAQIAVVWLTCGFGFIWPLIDGIQMLTGKVPDSDGRPLREG; translated from the coding sequence GTGACCGACCCTTACCAGAACAATCCTGGATACGGCGGGCAGCCGCAGTACGGTCCGCCCGGTACGGGTCCTGATCTGAGCAAGCAGCCCTCGGATCCCTATGCGCAGCAGCCACAGTACGGTCAGCCGTCGGATCCCTACGCCCAGCAAGCCCAGTACGGTCAGCCGCAGTACGGCCAGCCCCAGTTCGGTCAGCCGGGCGGTTACCCGCCGGCGGGCCCGTACGGCGGCATGCCGGGTATGGATCCGGAAGCGCCCTACGGTCGCGATATGTACGGCATGCCCTACTCCGACAAGCAGAAGCTGGTCGCGGGTCTGCTGCAGATCCTGCTCGGCTCGTTCGGCGCCGGTCGTTTCTACACCGGCTACACCAACATCGCGATCGCGCAGATCGCGGTCGTCTGGCTCACCTGTGGTTTCGGCTTCATCTGGCCGCTGATCGACGGCATCCAGATGCTCACGGGCAAGGTGCCCGACTCGGACGGGCGTCCGCTGCGCGAAGGCTAG
- a CDS encoding amino acid ABC transporter permease: MLKATVQMTLPLTAVSFLIGLAIALFVALARMSPVWPLSAAARFYISIIRGTPLLVQLFIIFYGLPQFGITMDPIPAAIVAFSLNVGGYAAEVVRAAILSVADGQWEAAEALGMSYAQEMRLIILPQASRIAVPPLSNTLISLVKDTSLASTILVTELLRTAQVAAAPTFDFFALYGVAAVYYWAICLVLGFGQTRLETRLSRHVARS, encoded by the coding sequence ATGCTGAAGGCCACAGTGCAGATGACCCTGCCGCTCACCGCGGTCAGTTTCCTCATCGGTCTGGCCATCGCGCTGTTCGTGGCGCTGGCCCGGATGTCACCGGTGTGGCCGCTGTCGGCGGCCGCCCGGTTCTACATCTCGATCATCCGGGGTACGCCGCTGCTGGTGCAGCTGTTCATCATCTTCTACGGTCTGCCGCAGTTCGGGATCACGATGGATCCGATTCCGGCCGCGATCGTGGCGTTCAGCCTCAATGTCGGCGGTTACGCCGCCGAGGTGGTGCGCGCGGCGATCCTGTCGGTGGCGGACGGCCAGTGGGAGGCGGCCGAGGCGCTGGGCATGTCCTACGCGCAGGAGATGCGGTTGATCATCCTGCCGCAGGCGTCGCGGATCGCGGTGCCGCCGCTGTCGAACACGTTGATCTCGTTGGTCAAGGACACCTCGCTGGCGTCCACCATCCTGGTCACCGAATTGTTGCGGACCGCTCAGGTAGCCGCCGCGCCCACGTTCGACTTCTTCGCCCTCTACGGTGTCGCCGCGGTCTATTACTGGGCGATCTGCCTGGTCCTGGGCTTCGGACAGACTCGTCTGGAGACGCGGCTGTCCCGGCATGTCGCCCGCTCGTAG
- the pyk gene encoding pyruvate kinase, translating to MMRRTKIVCTLGPATATEERIRELVESGMDVARLNFSHGEHSDHAENYKKVRAASDDLGRAVGILADLQGPKIRLGRFKEGKTMWATGESVRITVDEVEGTHDRVSTTYKELAADAKPGDRLLVDDGKVGLTVTAVEGNDVVCRVTEGGPVSNNKGVSLPGMDVSVPALSEKDIEDLEFALELGVDFIALSFVRSPSDVELVHDIMDRVGRRVPVIGKLEKPEAIDNLEAVVLAFDAVMVARGDLGVELPLEQVPIVQKRAVQMARENAKPVIVATQMLESMIENSRPTRAEASDVANAVLDGADAVMLSGETSVGAYPIETVRTMARIVSAVEAESTRVPPLTHVPRTKRGVISYAARDIGERLNAKALVAFTQSGDTVRRLARLHTPLPLLAFTPLPEVRSQLSLTWGTETFIVPTVDSTDAMIHQVDVALLSLGRYQKGDLVVIVAGSPPGTVGSTNLIHVHRIGEEDH from the coding sequence GTGATGCGACGGACGAAGATTGTGTGCACGCTCGGCCCGGCCACTGCCACCGAGGAACGGATCCGCGAACTCGTCGAGAGCGGTATGGACGTGGCGCGGCTGAACTTCAGCCACGGTGAGCACAGTGACCATGCCGAGAACTACAAGAAGGTACGTGCGGCCTCCGACGATCTCGGTCGCGCGGTCGGCATCCTCGCCGACCTGCAGGGACCGAAGATCCGGCTCGGCCGGTTCAAAGAGGGCAAGACGATGTGGGCGACCGGTGAATCGGTGCGCATCACCGTCGACGAGGTCGAGGGCACCCATGATCGGGTCTCCACGACCTACAAGGAGCTGGCCGCCGACGCCAAGCCGGGCGACCGGCTGCTGGTCGACGACGGCAAGGTCGGCTTGACCGTTACCGCGGTCGAGGGCAACGACGTGGTCTGCCGGGTCACCGAGGGCGGCCCGGTCTCCAACAACAAGGGTGTCTCGCTGCCCGGCATGGACGTGTCGGTGCCGGCGCTGTCGGAGAAGGACATCGAGGATCTGGAGTTCGCGCTCGAGCTGGGCGTCGATTTCATCGCGCTGTCGTTCGTGCGGTCCCCGTCCGATGTCGAACTGGTGCACGACATCATGGACCGGGTCGGCAGACGAGTTCCGGTCATCGGCAAGCTGGAGAAGCCGGAGGCCATCGACAACCTCGAGGCCGTGGTGCTGGCCTTCGACGCCGTCATGGTCGCGCGTGGTGATCTCGGTGTCGAGTTGCCGCTGGAGCAGGTGCCGATCGTGCAGAAGCGGGCGGTCCAGATGGCGCGGGAGAACGCCAAGCCGGTCATTGTCGCCACCCAGATGCTGGAGTCGATGATCGAGAACTCGCGCCCCACCCGCGCCGAGGCCTCCGACGTGGCGAACGCGGTGCTCGACGGCGCGGACGCGGTGATGCTCTCCGGTGAGACCTCGGTCGGCGCGTATCCGATCGAAACGGTGCGCACCATGGCGCGGATCGTGAGCGCGGTGGAGGCCGAATCGACTCGGGTGCCGCCGCTGACCCACGTGCCGCGCACCAAGCGCGGCGTCATCTCCTACGCGGCCCGCGATATCGGCGAGCGGCTCAACGCCAAGGCGCTGGTGGCCTTTACCCAGTCCGGTGACACCGTGCGCCGCCTGGCCCGGCTGCACACCCCGCTGCCGCTGCTCGCGTTCACCCCGCTGCCGGAGGTGCGCAGCCAGTTGTCGCTGACCTGGGGCACCGAAACCTTCATCGTGCCGACGGTGGACAGCACCGACGCAATGATTCATCAGGTGGATGTCGCGCTGCTTTCGCTGGGCCGTTATCAGAAAGGTGACCTCGTGGTCATCGTGGCCGGCTCGCCTCCGGGTACTGTCGGGTCCACCAACCTGATTCACGTGCATCGCATCGGCGAGGAGGACCACTGA
- a CDS encoding DUF5131 family protein, translating to MADKSSIEWTEATWNPVTGCDRVSPGCDHCYAMTLSKRLKAMGAEKYQNDGDPRTSGPGFGVTIHPAALDVPLRWRQPRVVFVNSMSDLFHAKVPIGFIRDVFDVMAATPHHTYQVLTKRALRLKRVAGQLEWPDNVWMGVSVESADQVDRVNHLREVPAAVRFLSCEPLLGALGDLDLDGIGWVIAGGESGPAHRPMDPEWVREIRDSCHDAGVPFFFKQWGGRTPKAMGRELDGRLWDGMPALTA from the coding sequence ATGGCGGATAAATCGAGTATCGAATGGACCGAAGCAACATGGAACCCGGTGACCGGATGCGATCGGGTGTCACCTGGCTGCGATCACTGCTACGCGATGACGTTGTCGAAACGTTTGAAAGCAATGGGGGCCGAGAAGTACCAGAACGACGGCGATCCACGGACGTCCGGTCCTGGCTTCGGAGTGACGATCCATCCGGCGGCCTTGGACGTTCCGTTGCGCTGGCGGCAGCCGCGGGTCGTGTTCGTCAACAGCATGTCGGATCTGTTCCACGCGAAGGTCCCCATCGGGTTCATCCGGGACGTCTTCGATGTGATGGCGGCGACGCCGCACCACACCTATCAGGTGCTGACCAAACGCGCGTTGCGGCTGAAGCGGGTCGCCGGACAACTGGAGTGGCCCGATAACGTCTGGATGGGTGTCTCGGTCGAGAGCGCCGATCAAGTGGACCGCGTCAACCATCTGCGGGAAGTGCCCGCGGCAGTGCGGTTCTTGTCCTGCGAGCCGTTGCTGGGTGCGCTCGGCGATCTGGATCTCGATGGAATCGGGTGGGTGATCGCCGGCGGCGAGTCCGGTCCGGCGCATCGGCCGATGGATCCGGAATGGGTCCGGGAGATCCGAGACAGCTGCCACGACGCGGGCGTGCCGTTCTTCTTCAAGCAATGGGGCGGCCGGACGCCGAAGGCGATGGGTCGCGAGCTCGATGGTCGTCTGTGGGACGGTATGCCGGCGCTTACGGCCTGA
- the lgt gene encoding prolipoprotein diacylglyceryl transferase, translating to MTVQVLADTAASGTSVLAYIPSPPQGVWQLGPLPLRAYALCIIIGIIVAIWWGDKRWQARGGQQGAILDVAMFAVPFGLIGGRLYHVATDWQKYFGAGKNPVEALYIWQGGLGIWGAVFLGGVGAWIGCRVYRIPLPALGDAVAPPILLAQAIGRLGNYFNQELYGRETTLPWGLEIYPRFDANGDPDPMNGVSSGVVLKVVQPTFLYEMLWSLLVVFLLVQIDKRYRIGHGRLFALYVAGYCVGRFVVELLRDDEATHIAGIRINSFTAALVFLAAIAYFVFATRGRETPAQLQPGAMERPWPWQLAELRRVGARSEAADAEPGVVLEKKSDTEPVEPAAPGKDAEATAAKESDAAGVNESEATGDKDPETGDTTPEAESSGTGATESGDSGKNVT from the coding sequence GTGACCGTACAAGTCTTGGCAGACACCGCGGCGTCCGGAACCAGCGTGCTGGCCTACATCCCGAGTCCCCCGCAAGGGGTGTGGCAACTCGGACCGCTGCCGCTGCGCGCCTACGCGCTGTGCATCATCATCGGCATCATCGTCGCCATCTGGTGGGGCGACAAGCGCTGGCAGGCCCGCGGCGGCCAGCAGGGCGCCATCCTGGATGTCGCGATGTTCGCGGTGCCGTTCGGCTTGATCGGCGGTCGCCTCTATCACGTGGCCACCGACTGGCAGAAGTATTTCGGCGCGGGCAAGAATCCCGTGGAGGCGCTCTACATCTGGCAGGGCGGCCTGGGTATCTGGGGTGCGGTGTTCCTCGGCGGCGTCGGTGCCTGGATCGGCTGCCGGGTGTACCGAATCCCGTTGCCCGCCTTGGGTGATGCCGTCGCGCCGCCGATCCTGCTGGCGCAGGCCATCGGCCGGCTCGGCAACTACTTCAACCAGGAACTCTATGGTCGCGAGACGACGCTGCCGTGGGGCCTGGAGATCTATCCGCGCTTCGACGCGAACGGCGACCCGGATCCGATGAACGGTGTCTCCAGCGGGGTCGTGCTGAAGGTCGTGCAGCCGACGTTCCTGTACGAGATGCTGTGGAGTCTGCTGGTCGTGTTCCTGCTGGTGCAGATCGACAAGCGTTACCGCATCGGGCACGGCCGGTTGTTCGCGCTCTACGTCGCGGGCTACTGCGTGGGCCGGTTCGTGGTGGAACTGCTGCGCGATGACGAGGCCACCCATATCGCGGGTATCCGTATCAACTCCTTCACCGCCGCGCTGGTGTTCCTCGCGGCCATCGCCTATTTCGTGTTCGCCACCCGCGGCCGGGAAACTCCGGCGCAATTGCAGCCGGGCGCGATGGAACGGCCGTGGCCGTGGCAACTCGCCGAATTGCGCAGGGTGGGTGCGCGCTCGGAGGCCGCGGATGCCGAGCCCGGCGTTGTCCTCGAGAAGAAGTCCGACACCGAACCGGTGGAGCCCGCCGCGCCCGGCAAAGACGCCGAGGCCACCGCCGCGAAGGAATCCGACGCCGCCGGCGTAAACGAATCCGAGGCGACCGGCGATAAGGATCCGGAGACCGGCGACACCACGCCGGAGGCCGAGTCGTCGGGAACCGGCGCGACAGAATCGGGTGATTCGGGCAAGAATGTCACCTGA
- a CDS encoding arsenate reductase/protein-tyrosine-phosphatase family protein: protein MHVLFVCNGNVCRSVIAERVTRAVAVEYGLSGLTAESAGTRALVGFPVEPLAAQAITGLGADPEGFRARKLKPEMIDRADLVLAMTEQIRDHIADMGFGVRARTFTLLEAHRIAKVTGAHTIAELHAARNDLSLVGRENIADPVGLSETAYCEVGDRIAEALVPLLVALAPRERSRPAQDEPGLVVGPETGPPPRASFLAAQRIR, encoded by the coding sequence ATGCACGTCCTGTTCGTCTGTAACGGCAATGTCTGCCGGTCGGTGATCGCCGAGCGCGTGACGCGTGCCGTGGCGGTCGAATACGGGCTGTCGGGGCTTACCGCGGAAAGCGCGGGCACCCGGGCGCTGGTCGGATTTCCGGTGGAACCACTTGCCGCGCAGGCAATTACGGGGCTGGGCGCGGATCCGGAGGGGTTTCGGGCACGGAAACTGAAACCGGAAATGATCGATCGGGCGGATCTGGTGCTCGCCATGACCGAGCAGATCCGCGATCACATCGCCGATATGGGGTTCGGGGTGCGGGCACGGACATTCACACTGCTGGAGGCGCATCGGATCGCGAAAGTGACCGGGGCGCACACCATCGCGGAATTGCACGCCGCGCGCAACGATCTGTCGCTGGTGGGCCGGGAGAATATCGCCGACCCGGTCGGATTGTCCGAAACCGCGTATTGCGAAGTGGGCGACCGCATCGCCGAAGCGCTTGTGCCCCTGCTGGTCGCGCTCGCGCCGCGGGAACGGAGCCGTCCCGCCCAGGACGAACCCGGCCTGGTGGTAGGCCCGGAGACCGGGCCGCCGCCGCGCGCGAGCTTTCTGGCGGCACAGCGCATCCGGTGA